The DNA window TCTTTTTTTTGCTATTGATCAATATAGCAGTTGGCGCTATCGGATTTATTCCAAGTGTTTTAATAACTGCTGTTAATATACAATCATTCGGTCTTTACGGTGGTGCGATTTTAACATTTTCTGGTGAAATAATTGGCGCTTTACTCGGTTTTTATCTTTATCGTTTTGGGTTTTCCAAGATTAAGCCCAATTGGAAACGTCACCGTATCTGGCAGAAACTTCAAAAACAATCTACAAGACAAGTGTTCAGCATGGTCATTATACTCCGCCTTCTTCCATTCATGCCTTCTGGACTTGTTACAGCTGGAGCAGCGTTAACCCCAATCAGCGGAAAGTTGTTTTGGCTTGCTAGTACGATTGGCAAAATTCCGGCTGTACTTTTAGAATTAGCCGCTGTTTATGGTGTTACGCAACTAGCTCCTAAAAGCGTACAATCTGTTTTATTTTGTAGCGTGCTAATAGTTTCACTAGTTCTATGGAGAAAATCAATAAAGCAGAAAAAAACTCTTCAATCATTTGATTGAAGAGTTTTTGTTTATTAATATACTTTATCACCATTAAAAATTGAGTTTTTAACAATCACATAGTCTACATTTCGGATCGCTAGCAATTGATCTCCACCCGCATATGAAATAGCAGATTGAAGATCTTGTTCCATTTCGACAAGCGTATCTTTTAGTGACCCTTTGTACTCTACATACATTTTTTTGCCTTCAACGTTTTTCTTTTCACCTTTTTGGAACTCTGAAGCCGATCCAAAATACTCTTTTAATAACTTGCCATCTTGTTCAATCGTTTGGCCAGGAGATTCTTCGTGACCGGCAAATAATGAACCAATCATAACCATCGAAGCTCCAAAACGTACGGACTTTGCGATATCACCATGCGTACGAATACCGCCGTCTGCAATAATCGGCTTGCTTGCAGCTTTTGCACACCAACGAAGTGCTGCCAATTGCCAGCCTCCAGTACCAAATCCTGTTTTAATTTTTGTAATACAAACTTTCCCTGGTCCAATACCTACTTTTGTCGCGTCCGCTCCAGCATGTTCAAGCTCACGTACAGCTTCAGGCGTACCTACATTTCCTGCAATTAAAAAGCTATCGGGAACTAATTTCTTAATATGTTGAATCATATTGATTACAGCATTTGAATGCCCGTGAGCCACATCAATTGTAATATATTCAGGCGTAATCTTTTCATCTGCTAACTGTTGAATAAACTCGTATTCTTCTGCTTTCACACCAACGCTAATCGATGCATATAGTCCACGTTGTTGCATATCCTTCGTGAAAGCAATTCTTTTTCCCGGTTCAAATCGGTGCATAATATAAAAGTAATTATTTTTTGCTAAATAGCCCGCAAGCTTTTCATCTACTATTGTCTGCATATTAGCAGGAACAACTGGCAATTTAAAAGTACGACCACCAAATTCAATTGATGTATCACATTCTGAACGGCTATTTACTACTGCCTTTGCAGGAACTAGTTGAATATCTTCGTAATCAAATACATTTTCCATTAATAACACCCCTATAACCGAATAATATAATTAAATAGCACCTGAACGTTCGCCCATATGATAATGTACTTGATTTTAGGAATGATGTCAAAGACTTAAGTTAATATAAGTTTTTTCATCTAAAACTCATTTGGGAAGTCGTTTTTAAGTTTTTCTATTAATTG is part of the Planococcus sp. PAMC 21323 genome and encodes:
- the guaC gene encoding GMP reductase, with the translated sequence MENVFDYEDIQLVPAKAVVNSRSECDTSIEFGGRTFKLPVVPANMQTIVDEKLAGYLAKNNYFYIMHRFEPGKRIAFTKDMQQRGLYASISVGVKAEEYEFIQQLADEKITPEYITIDVAHGHSNAVINMIQHIKKLVPDSFLIAGNVGTPEAVRELEHAGADATKVGIGPGKVCITKIKTGFGTGGWQLAALRWCAKAASKPIIADGGIRTHGDIAKSVRFGASMVMIGSLFAGHEESPGQTIEQDGKLLKEYFGSASEFQKGEKKNVEGKKMYVEYKGSLKDTLVEMEQDLQSAISYAGGDQLLAIRNVDYVIVKNSIFNGDKVY
- a CDS encoding TVP38/TMEM64 family protein, with protein sequence MLIVSLYFGIEIFFLLLINIAVGAIGFIPSVLITAVNIQSFGLYGGAILTFSGEIIGALLGFYLYRFGFSKIKPNWKRHRIWQKLQKQSTRQVFSMVIILRLLPFMPSGLVTAGAALTPISGKLFWLASTIGKIPAVLLELAAVYGVTQLAPKSVQSVLFCSVLIVSLVLWRKSIKQKKTLQSFD